In the genome of Deinococcota bacterium, one region contains:
- a CDS encoding antitoxin — protein sequence MKPSLELLKADVRDELAKLEQLRQTFAALTPMLAKTPDEVPFYDRAALGYYLHSFYNGCENIFRAVARFFENDLDADGWHRDLLKRMKLELPGYRPALIDEELYALLNDFRDFRHVFRHSYTFELDWERERLVASKLDRAASLLREQVEVFLGGLEDLDA from the coding sequence ATGAAGCCTAGCCTCGAGCTGCTCAAGGCCGACGTGCGCGACGAGCTCGCCAAGCTCGAGCAGCTCCGGCAGACGTTCGCCGCGCTTACACCGATGCTCGCCAAAACCCCGGACGAGGTGCCATTTTATGACCGGGCGGCGCTAGGCTACTACCTGCACAGCTTCTACAACGGCTGCGAGAACATCTTTCGAGCCGTCGCGCGCTTTTTCGAGAACGACCTAGACGCGGACGGTTGGCACCGCGATCTCTTGAAGCGCATGAAACTCGAGCTGCCCGGCTACCGTCCGGCGCTGATCGACGAGGAACTCTACGCGCTGCTCAACGACTTTCGCGACTTCAGACACGTCTTTCGCCACTCCTACACCTTCGAGCTCGACTGGGAAAGGGAGCGGTTGGTCGCCAGCAAGTTGGACCGTGCCGCCAGCTTGCTACGCGAGCAGGTGGAGGTATTTTTGGGTGGGCTCGAGGACCTGGACGCCTGA
- a CDS encoding nucleotidyltransferase domain-containing protein, with translation MTFDKLKARWQLEAQGQKREAAARRAALTRAKPLFARFGVRKAVLFGSVAAGRSRAGSDIDLLVLPLAAAQYWDFKRELEESLAYPVDLHSQDDDPGFVEKVLSRGEVIYEDLYEA, from the coding sequence ATGACCTTCGACAAACTCAAAGCCAGGTGGCAGCTCGAGGCGCAGGGGCAAAAGCGCGAGGCCGCGGCGCGCCGAGCAGCACTCACTCGAGCCAAGCCCCTCTTCGCGCGCTTCGGCGTCCGCAAGGCGGTGCTCTTCGGCTCCGTGGCCGCGGGCAGGAGCCGCGCTGGCTCGGACATCGACCTGCTGGTCTTGCCCCTCGCCGCGGCGCAGTACTGGGACTTCAAACGCGAGCTGGAAGAAAGCTTGGCCTACCCCGTCGACCTCCACAGCCAGGACGACGACCCCGGCTTTGTGGAGAAGGTTCTGAGCCGGGGCGAGGTCATCTATGAGGATCTCTATGAAGCCTAG
- the uvrC gene encoding excinuclease ABC subunit UvrC, whose amino-acid sequence MTLKDLPVLPNQPGCYLWYDAAGTVIYVGKAVNLRSRVRSYFNDAKGQKSTLIRQKAARLEFIVTQSEVEALILEANLIKRYKPHYNVLLKDDKSYPFLKLTKEDFPILLFTRRVIKDGAQYFGPYPNASAVRQVQNLIASIFPLRQNSGVPLQGRKKPCLRFHMGRCLAPCIDEVSKEDYAQVVEGVRAFLEGRIEDTMGMLKGQMAAAAQRQDFELASKYRDRIQAVERLTGYDSNVMHGAEENLDFLGLAQAGNYAMVQIFQLRRGRVIGRDKRFLTNAETATAGEVLEAFMADYYGQAMQIPPLVLVPEAGLGRGVWEAFLSERAGRRVELRAPRRGDKLEFLGLAERNARTGLEAELALLERRGDAPGVGELQRVAELENPPYRTEGYDISNLMGTHTVASIVVFEGGRARKSEYKRVNIRGLEKPDDYCAMHQIITRRFTGALADKMALPDLILIDGGKGQVSAARRALTEVGLDVPLLGLAKKQETIIREGGPDIVLPETHPALRLLINIRDEAHRVAVGYNRQRRGKAMTRSILDDIPGIGPRRRDALLAHFSSVDQLREAGLDELARIPGVGRAAAAAVKDFFGAPG is encoded by the coding sequence GTGACGCTCAAGGATCTGCCCGTCTTGCCCAACCAGCCCGGTTGCTACCTCTGGTACGACGCTGCGGGCACCGTCATCTACGTCGGCAAGGCCGTCAACCTGCGCAGCCGGGTGCGCAGCTACTTTAACGACGCCAAGGGCCAGAAGAGCACCCTGATAAGGCAAAAGGCGGCGCGCCTCGAGTTCATCGTCACCCAGAGCGAGGTCGAGGCGCTGATCCTCGAGGCCAACCTGATCAAGCGCTACAAGCCGCACTACAACGTGCTCCTAAAGGACGACAAGAGCTACCCTTTCCTGAAGCTCACCAAGGAGGATTTTCCCATTCTCCTCTTTACCCGGCGGGTCATCAAGGACGGCGCCCAGTACTTCGGCCCCTACCCCAACGCGAGCGCGGTCCGGCAGGTGCAGAACCTGATCGCCTCGATCTTTCCGCTCAGGCAAAACAGCGGCGTGCCCCTGCAAGGGCGCAAGAAGCCCTGCCTGCGGTTTCATATGGGCCGCTGTCTGGCGCCCTGCATAGACGAGGTGTCCAAGGAGGACTACGCCCAGGTGGTCGAGGGGGTGCGGGCCTTTTTGGAGGGCCGGATCGAGGACACCATGGGCATGCTCAAGGGACAGATGGCGGCGGCGGCACAGCGGCAGGACTTCGAGCTGGCGAGCAAGTACCGCGACCGCATCCAGGCGGTCGAGCGCCTGACCGGCTACGACTCGAACGTCATGCACGGCGCCGAGGAGAACCTGGACTTTTTGGGTCTGGCCCAGGCCGGCAACTACGCCATGGTGCAGATCTTCCAGCTGCGGCGCGGGCGCGTCATCGGCCGCGACAAGCGCTTCTTGACCAACGCCGAGACGGCGACAGCGGGCGAAGTCCTCGAGGCTTTCATGGCCGACTACTACGGCCAGGCGATGCAGATTCCCCCGCTCGTGCTGGTGCCCGAGGCTGGCCTGGGGCGCGGGGTCTGGGAGGCCTTCTTGAGCGAACGCGCGGGGCGCCGAGTCGAGCTGCGCGCGCCCCGTCGCGGCGACAAGCTCGAGTTCCTGGGCTTAGCCGAACGCAACGCGCGCACCGGGCTCGAGGCCGAGCTGGCCCTCTTGGAGCGTCGCGGCGACGCCCCCGGTGTGGGGGAGCTTCAGCGCGTCGCCGAGCTGGAGAATCCGCCCTACCGCACCGAAGGCTACGACATCTCCAACCTGATGGGCACGCACACCGTCGCCAGCATCGTGGTCTTCGAGGGCGGGCGGGCGCGAAAGTCCGAGTACAAGCGCGTCAACATCCGCGGGCTGGAAAAGCCCGACGACTATTGCGCCATGCACCAGATCATCACCCGGCGCTTTACGGGCGCCCTGGCCGACAAGATGGCCCTGCCCGACCTCATCCTCATCGACGGGGGCAAGGGCCAGGTGAGCGCGGCGCGGCGGGCGCTCACCGAGGTGGGGCTCGACGTCCCCCTGCTCGGCCTGGCCAAAAAGCAGGAGACCATCATCCGCGAGGGCGGCCCCGACATCGTCTTGCCCGAGACGCACCCGGCCCTGCGCCTCCTCATCAACATCCGCGACGAGGCGCACCGCGTGGCCGTGGGCTATAACCGCCAGCGGCGCGGCAAGGCGATGACGCGGAGCATCCTAGACGACATCCCCGGCATCGGCCCCAGGCGCCGCGACGCGCTCTTGGCGCACTTCTCGAGCGTGGACCAGCTTAGGGAGGCCGGCTTAGACGAGCTCGCCCGCATTCCCGGGGTGGGGCGGGCGGCGGCGGCGGCGGTGAAGGATTTTTTTGGGGCGCCAGGCTGA
- the rpoD gene encoding RNA polymerase sigma factor RpoD, with product MEATAKRTALAAEPQREKQESGEGAQERTALPAWFHTADVQGLITLGHEEGSLDTEAIDLALDNALEFLGLTRDAEHFERLVAVLDGEGIAVADLAADEVLDDLDDEVPSGHDGEPGRGEAEARAETAAARITLTDPVRQYLQEIGRVALLKLEEEISLARRIEEGEAAAERLTQGALSERAGRGFKRVAEEGERARQELIEANLRLVVSIAKKYTHRGMSFLDLIQEGNLGLIRAVQKFEYRRRYKFSTYATWWIRQAINRAIADQSRTIRIPVHMVETVNKLSRASRDLHQELAREPSFDEISEVMGPAWNADKVEEVLLLTREPISLETPVGDEKETSYGDFIPDDCIESPLDSASKTLLNEALARALEKLSEREATVLKLRKGLVDGREHTLEEVGKHFGVTRERIRQIENKALRKLKYHETRNHKLRDFLD from the coding sequence ATGGAAGCAACAGCCAAGAGAACCGCGCTCGCAGCCGAGCCGCAGCGCGAGAAGCAGGAGAGCGGCGAGGGTGCGCAGGAGCGGACGGCGCTCCCCGCCTGGTTCCACACAGCGGACGTTCAGGGGCTGATCACGCTAGGCCACGAAGAGGGATCGCTCGACACCGAGGCGATCGACCTCGCCCTCGACAATGCCCTCGAGTTCCTCGGCCTGACGCGCGATGCCGAGCACTTCGAGCGCCTGGTAGCGGTGCTGGACGGCGAAGGAATCGCCGTCGCCGACCTCGCGGCCGACGAGGTGCTCGACGACCTGGACGATGAGGTACCCAGCGGCCATGACGGTGAGCCGGGTCGCGGCGAGGCAGAGGCTCGAGCGGAAACCGCGGCCGCCAGGATCACCCTCACCGACCCCGTGCGCCAGTACCTTCAGGAGATCGGCCGGGTCGCGCTCCTAAAGCTCGAGGAGGAGATTTCGCTGGCGCGCCGCATCGAGGAGGGTGAGGCCGCCGCGGAGCGCCTGACCCAAGGCGCCTTGTCCGAGCGGGCCGGGCGCGGCTTCAAGCGCGTGGCGGAAGAGGGCGAGCGGGCGCGTCAGGAGCTGATCGAGGCCAACCTCCGCCTGGTCGTCTCGATCGCCAAAAAGTACACCCACCGCGGCATGAGCTTTCTGGATCTCATCCAGGAGGGCAACCTGGGGCTGATCCGCGCCGTCCAGAAGTTCGAGTACCGCCGCCGCTACAAGTTCAGCACTTACGCGACCTGGTGGATCCGTCAGGCCATCAACCGCGCCATCGCCGACCAGTCGCGGACCATCCGCATCCCCGTGCACATGGTGGAAACCGTCAACAAGCTGAGCCGCGCCAGCCGCGACCTCCACCAGGAACTCGCCCGCGAGCCCAGCTTCGACGAGATTTCCGAGGTGATGGGGCCGGCCTGGAACGCCGACAAGGTCGAAGAGGTCCTCCTGCTCACGCGCGAGCCGATCTCCCTCGAGACCCCCGTGGGCGACGAAAAGGAGACCTCTTACGGCGACTTCATTCCCGATGACTGTATCGAGTCGCCTCTCGACTCGGCCAGCAAGACCTTGCTCAACGAAGCACTCGCGCGGGCGCTCGAGAAGCTGAGCGAGCGCGAGGCCACCGTGCTCAAGCTGCGCAAAGGGCTCGTCGACGGCCGTGAACACACCCTCGAGGAGGTCGGCAAGCACTTCGGCGTGACCCGCGAGCGGATCCGCCAGATCGAGAACAAGGCGCTGCGCAAGCTCAAGTACCACGAGACCCGCAACCACAAGCTGCGAGACTTCCTGGACTGA
- a CDS encoding zinc-dependent metalloprotease, translating into MLASRKDVLMPPSGNLSLGKLSRWGAVIALGVAAGYGARSLAERAGRNLGSSPHLDWEQAHRLALRVSGWQGAGVPDRALRQRQYSEMVARSEPLVAAYLGRRLPRPIEEVHVVDRRDWLEANFASLALLLEPLEDIFTRLRAHPSPPLAALLGGRLAGAQIGVLFGVLARRVLGQYDLSLLSPDPDSQGALLFVEPNIARLGAQLGLRGEDLRLWVTLHEVTHVFQFEAYPWVRPYFSDLLRQMLRALAGELSRPDAGLTQFAGRLIEGRLMGRHWLEGALSPEVKPLFERVQALMSLSEGYSNHLMRAIGRELLPSYGEIDRRMKERERSKPLLLELFDRLTGMDLKLAQYQEGEAFVSAVTAARGLAFANRAWDGPERLPTLAEIRAPERWIARLEG; encoded by the coding sequence ATGCTGGCGTCCAGAAAGGACGTCCTCATGCCACCATCAGGCAACCTATCCTTGGGCAAACTATCACGTTGGGGCGCGGTGATTGCGCTCGGCGTCGCCGCCGGCTACGGCGCGCGCTCCCTCGCCGAGCGCGCCGGCCGCAACCTCGGCAGCTCACCGCACCTTGACTGGGAGCAGGCGCACAGGCTGGCCTTGCGCGTCTCGGGCTGGCAAGGAGCCGGGGTTCCCGACCGCGCCTTGCGTCAGAGGCAGTACAGCGAGATGGTCGCGCGCAGCGAGCCGCTCGTCGCCGCCTACCTGGGCAGGCGCCTGCCGCGTCCCATCGAAGAGGTCCACGTCGTCGACCGCCGCGACTGGCTGGAGGCCAACTTCGCCTCGCTCGCGCTGCTTTTAGAACCCCTGGAGGATATCTTCACCCGGCTGAGAGCCCACCCAAGCCCTCCCCTGGCAGCGCTCCTGGGCGGCCGCCTGGCCGGAGCCCAGATCGGCGTCCTGTTCGGCGTCTTGGCCCGGCGCGTGCTCGGCCAGTACGACCTGAGCCTGCTCTCCCCCGACCCCGACAGCCAAGGCGCGCTTCTCTTCGTCGAGCCGAACATCGCGCGCCTTGGCGCGCAACTCGGCTTGAGGGGCGAGGACCTCCGGCTGTGGGTCACGCTCCATGAGGTGACCCACGTCTTTCAGTTCGAGGCCTACCCCTGGGTGCGCCCCTACTTCAGCGACCTCCTGCGCCAGATGCTGAGGGCGCTCGCCGGCGAGCTGTCGAGGCCGGACGCCGGCCTGACCCAGTTTGCCGGGCGCCTCATCGAAGGCCGGCTGATGGGCCGCCACTGGCTCGAGGGCGCACTCTCGCCCGAGGTAAAACCCCTCTTCGAGCGGGTCCAGGCGCTGATGTCCTTGTCCGAGGGCTACTCGAACCACCTCATGCGGGCCATCGGCCGGGAGCTGCTGCCGAGCTACGGCGAGATCGACAGGCGGATGAAGGAGCGCGAAAGGTCAAAGCCGCTCCTGCTCGAGCTCTTCGACCGCCTCACCGGCATGGACCTGAAGCTGGCGCAGTACCAGGAGGGCGAGGCCTTTGTGAGCGCGGTCACGGCGGCGCGCGGCCTCGCCTTTGCCAACCGCGCCTGGGATGGGCCCGAGAGGCTGCCGACGCTGGCCGAAATCCGCGCGCCAGAGCGCTGGATCGCGCGGCTAGAGGGCTAA
- a CDS encoding LPXTG cell wall anchor domain-containing protein, whose translation MKPTDFRKLITVGILSASLLFGAVASAQATPPAGTTEPVTTTQPVTTQTRDNNWGWIGLIGLLGLGGLLGRRKNEADTRPRTETRPRT comes from the coding sequence ATGAAACCCACCGATTTTCGCAAGCTGATAACGGTCGGCATCCTGAGCGCAAGCCTGCTCTTTGGAGCCGTGGCGTCTGCTCAGGCCACACCGCCCGCGGGCACCACGGAGCCGGTGACGACCACGCAGCCGGTGACCACACAGACGCGGGACAATAACTGGGGCTGGATCGGTCTGATAGGGCTCCTTGGCCTGGGCGGCCTGTTGGGACGCCGCAAGAATGAAGCGGATACCCGTCCCAGAACCGAAACTCGCCCTAGAACCTGA